Proteins found in one Labrus bergylta chromosome 8, fLabBer1.1, whole genome shotgun sequence genomic segment:
- the nr2f5 gene encoding nuclear receptor subfamily 2 group F member 5 isoform X1, translating to MAMVVNQWSENISADPGSQLQICGQEPGGAPGTPNGSTPGNDALSGDKLPNVDCMVCGDKSSGKHYGQFTCEGCKSFFKRSVRRNLSYTCRGNRDCPIDQHHRNQCQYCRLKKCLKVGMRREGTARAISVQRGRTSNSQTSPGQYLTNGTDPYNGQPYLSGFISLLLRAEPYPTSRYGAQCMQGNNLMGIENICELAARLLFSAVEWAKNIPFFPDLQLMDQVALLRMSWSELFVLNAAQCSMPLHVAPLLAAAGLHASPMSAERVVAFMDHIRVFQEQVEKLKALQVDTAEYSCLKSIVLFTSDAMGLSDVAHVESIQEKSQCALEEYVRNQYPSQPNRFGRLLLRLPSLRIVSSPVIEQLFFVRLVGKTPIETLLRDMLLSGSSYNWPYMPTVQRERPISLHYNENGP from the exons ATGGCAATGGTAGTAAACCAGTGGTCAGAGAACATTTCTGCAGATCCGGGCTCTCAGCTCCAGATTTGCGGCCAGGAGCCCGGCGGGGCACCGGGAACCCCCAACGGTTCCACCCCGGGGAACGATGCACTTTCCGGGGATAAGCTCCCCAACGTGGACTGCATGGTGTGCGGGGACAAGTCCAGCGGGAAGCATTACGGCCAGTTCACCTGCGAGGGATGCAAAAGCTTCTTCAAGCGCTCCGTGAGGCGGAACCTGTCCTACACCTGCCGAGGGAACCGGGACTGCCCCATCGACCAGCACCACCGGAACCAGTGCCAGTACTGCCGGCTCAAGAAGTGCCTCAAAGTCGGCATGAGAAGAGAAGGTACGGCCAGAGCAATAT CTGTACAACGAGGACGCACATCAAACTCTCAGACTAGCCCAGGACAGTACCTGACCAACGGCACAGACCCGTACAACGGCCAGCCCTACCTGTCCGGCTTCATCTCTCTGTTGCTCCGTGCCGAGCCGTACCCCACGTCTCGTTACGGGGCCCAGTGCATGCAGGGAAACAACCTGATGGGCATCGAGAACATCTGTGAGCTGGCGGCGAGGCTGCTCTTCAGCGCTGTTGAGTGGGCAAAAAACATCCCTTTCTTCCCCGACCTGCAGCTCATGGATCAG GTGGCGCTGTTGCGTATGTCATGGAGCGAGCTCTTCGTCCTCAACGCTGCGCAGTGCTCCATGCCGCTCCACGTGGCCCCTCTGCTGGCAGCAGCAGGCCTGCACGCATCGCCCATGTCGGCAGAGCGCGTGGTGGCCTTCATGGATCACATCCGCGTCTTCCAGGAGCAGGTGGAGAAACTGAAAGCCCTGCAGGTCGACACAGCCGAATATTCCTGCCTGAAGTCCATCGTGCTCTTCACTTCCG ATGCCATGGGTCTCTCAGACGTCGCCCACGTGGAGAGCATCCAGGAGAAGTCCCAGTGTGCTCTGGAGGAGTATGTAAGGAACCAGTATCCCAGCCAGCCAAACCGCTTTGGccgtctcctcctccgcctGCCATCCCTTCGCATCGTCTCCTCCCCAGTCATCGAGCAGCTGTTTTTCGTCCGCCTGGTTGGCAAGACGCCCATCGAGACACTACTACGCGACATGCTCCTGTCTGGATCAAGCTACAACTGGCCCTACATGCCCACTGTGCAGCGCGAGCGACCCATTTCCCTCCACTACAACGAGAATGGGCCCTGA
- the nr2f5 gene encoding nuclear receptor subfamily 2 group F member 5 isoform X2: MAMVVNQWSENISADPGSQLQICGQEPGGAPGTPNGSTPGNDALSGDKLPNVDCMVCGDKSSGKHYGQFTCEGCKSFFKRSVRRNLSYTCRGNRDCPIDQHHRNQCQYCRLKKCLKVGMRREAVQRGRTSNSQTSPGQYLTNGTDPYNGQPYLSGFISLLLRAEPYPTSRYGAQCMQGNNLMGIENICELAARLLFSAVEWAKNIPFFPDLQLMDQVALLRMSWSELFVLNAAQCSMPLHVAPLLAAAGLHASPMSAERVVAFMDHIRVFQEQVEKLKALQVDTAEYSCLKSIVLFTSDAMGLSDVAHVESIQEKSQCALEEYVRNQYPSQPNRFGRLLLRLPSLRIVSSPVIEQLFFVRLVGKTPIETLLRDMLLSGSSYNWPYMPTVQRERPISLHYNENGP; the protein is encoded by the exons ATGGCAATGGTAGTAAACCAGTGGTCAGAGAACATTTCTGCAGATCCGGGCTCTCAGCTCCAGATTTGCGGCCAGGAGCCCGGCGGGGCACCGGGAACCCCCAACGGTTCCACCCCGGGGAACGATGCACTTTCCGGGGATAAGCTCCCCAACGTGGACTGCATGGTGTGCGGGGACAAGTCCAGCGGGAAGCATTACGGCCAGTTCACCTGCGAGGGATGCAAAAGCTTCTTCAAGCGCTCCGTGAGGCGGAACCTGTCCTACACCTGCCGAGGGAACCGGGACTGCCCCATCGACCAGCACCACCGGAACCAGTGCCAGTACTGCCGGCTCAAGAAGTGCCTCAAAGTCGGCATGAGAAGAGAAG CTGTACAACGAGGACGCACATCAAACTCTCAGACTAGCCCAGGACAGTACCTGACCAACGGCACAGACCCGTACAACGGCCAGCCCTACCTGTCCGGCTTCATCTCTCTGTTGCTCCGTGCCGAGCCGTACCCCACGTCTCGTTACGGGGCCCAGTGCATGCAGGGAAACAACCTGATGGGCATCGAGAACATCTGTGAGCTGGCGGCGAGGCTGCTCTTCAGCGCTGTTGAGTGGGCAAAAAACATCCCTTTCTTCCCCGACCTGCAGCTCATGGATCAG GTGGCGCTGTTGCGTATGTCATGGAGCGAGCTCTTCGTCCTCAACGCTGCGCAGTGCTCCATGCCGCTCCACGTGGCCCCTCTGCTGGCAGCAGCAGGCCTGCACGCATCGCCCATGTCGGCAGAGCGCGTGGTGGCCTTCATGGATCACATCCGCGTCTTCCAGGAGCAGGTGGAGAAACTGAAAGCCCTGCAGGTCGACACAGCCGAATATTCCTGCCTGAAGTCCATCGTGCTCTTCACTTCCG ATGCCATGGGTCTCTCAGACGTCGCCCACGTGGAGAGCATCCAGGAGAAGTCCCAGTGTGCTCTGGAGGAGTATGTAAGGAACCAGTATCCCAGCCAGCCAAACCGCTTTGGccgtctcctcctccgcctGCCATCCCTTCGCATCGTCTCCTCCCCAGTCATCGAGCAGCTGTTTTTCGTCCGCCTGGTTGGCAAGACGCCCATCGAGACACTACTACGCGACATGCTCCTGTCTGGATCAAGCTACAACTGGCCCTACATGCCCACTGTGCAGCGCGAGCGACCCATTTCCCTCCACTACAACGAGAATGGGCCCTGA